From Anaerolineales bacterium, a single genomic window includes:
- a CDS encoding winged helix-turn-helix domain-containing protein: protein GLATREDVIGTVWPGEDTGGITDQAIDALVRRLRDRLKEVDPDHEYILTVRGHGFRLDVNA, encoded by the coding sequence GGGGGCTGGCGACCCGCGAAGACGTCATCGGAACGGTGTGGCCGGGGGAGGATACGGGAGGCATCACCGATCAGGCGATCGATGCACTCGTCCGCCGGCTGCGGGACCGCCTGAAGGAAGTCGATCCGGACCACGAATACATCCTAACCGTCCGCGGCCACGGGTTCCGGCTGGATGTGAACGCGTAA